The DNA sequence GGCCCCCAGGTGCCGCTGCCGCGGGAGACGTGGATGAGCGAATTTCTGGCGGTAGCGGTCGTTCCGCAGGGGATTGGGTACTGGATGCGCACCAGCAGGTTAAAGGGGAATATCTGCCCCTTGTGGACATGGCCGGACAACTGCAAATCGAAAAGGCCGTCGCTGGCGGCCGGAACATCGGGCCGATGCTTGAGCAGCAGGCAAAAGCGGTCTCCGGGGACGGACTTGAGAAGCGCCTGTTCCGAAGGGGAAGGGGCGGGAACCCCCATGCGCCGGCCGGCCGGGTCGTCGACGCCGCCGATGGTGATGCCGTTGGGAAGGGGGACCGCCTGGTTGCGGAGCACGGTAAAACCGGCCGCGCGGGTGAAGGCCAGCGCCTGGTTCAGGCCGGCGTAGAACTCGTGGTTACCGGTCACGGCGTATTTTCCGCCCGGGGTCTCGATGGACGCCAGCATAGTGGCCAGCCTGTTCTGATGCGACATGACCTCCTCCCGGGAGAGCCTGCCATCCACCAGATCGCCGGTGGACACCAGGATGTCGGGCCGAGCGTCCCGGACGGCGCTCAGGATGCCGTTCAGGCGGGATTCACGGAACAGGAGCCCGATGTGGACATCGGATATCTGCACAATCCTGACCCGGCCGGCCGATGGTGGCAGCTTGGCGGTGGTCACCGTCACATGGTCGGTCCTGATGCGCCGGGCGTCGTAGAAGGCATAGGTGCTGGCAAGGGACGCGAATACCAGCGCGGCCGTGCAGGTGGCGGTTGCGGTCAGGAACCCCGGCGTGGCGGTCCCCCAGAGGCGGTTCGACAGCCAGGCGAGCAGCCTGAGTGCGTCGCATGCCAGCAGGGTCGCGACAAAGATGAAGAGCGCCCCCATCCAGGTGTAGCCGGGCCATGCCAGGAAAAGGGCGCTCCGTTCCAGGCCGGCGCCTTCGGCCAGGCGCACCAGCAGGGGGGCGACGGTCATCAGGATCATCCATGCCGCCAGTGCCAGGGTGAGGGGATGGCTTGGCAGGAATGCGCCGCGCAGCCTGAGAAAGGCATAGGCGTGCATGCCGCCGTAGAGGCTCAGGAAGGTGATCAGGAAGAGGGACATGGGACGTGTTCCTTGACGCCGCCGAAGCTCAGGCGGTGGACCGGTGAAGGGCCGAGTTGGCGGATTGCCGCAAGATGGGCGGCGCTGCCGTACCCCTTATGGCCGGCAAAGCCGTAGCCGGGGTACATGACATCCAGTTTCCGCATCAGGCGGTCGCGGGTGACCTTGGCGATGATCGAGGCTGCGGCGATGGAGAGACTGAGGGAGTCCCCCTTTTTGACGGTTTTCTGGGGGAGGGCGGAGTCGATCCGGGTGATTCCGTCGATCAGGATGAAATCGGGCCGGGGGGAGAGGGCGGAGACCGCTTCCAACATGGCATGGCGGGTGGCTTGGAGGATATTGATCCGGTCGATCAGCTCCGGGCTGCCCATGCCGACGCCGATGGCGAGGGCCTGGGCCTGGATGACATCGAAAAGGCGTTCGCGGGTTTTCGGAGAAAGTTTCTTCGAGTCATCGACCCCGGGGATGCGCAGCCCTTCGGGAAGCATGACCGCCGCCGCAACCACGGGACCGGCCAGGGGGCCGCGCCCCGCCTCGTCAACCCCGGCAATCATGGCAAACCCCCGACTGCGGGCGTGCTGCTCCAGGGCCAGGGTGTCCAGAGGGGGGACGGGAAACAGTTCGGTTTGTCGCATGGTTGGTCCCTGGAACCGAAAAAGCCCCGCTGAGCGGGGCTTTTTCGGTTCGTTTCTTCTCAGGCTCCGGCGATGTATTTCTTCTCGCGGATGCGGGCCGCCTTGCCGCGCAGATTGCGCAGGTAGTACAGCTTGGCGCGGCGGACGTGGCCACGGGTCACGATCTCGATGGCCTCGATGCTGGGGGAGTGCAGCGGGAACACCCTCTCCACGCCGATGCCGTTGGAAATCTTGCGGACCGTGAAGGACTCGCGGATGCCGCCGTTCTGGCGGGCGATCACCACGCCCTGATAGGCCTGGAGACGACGTTTGTCGCCTTCGACGATCGCAACCTGTACCTTGACCGTATCCCCGACCTTGAAGGGGGGGATGTTTTTCTTCATTTGTTCGAATTCCAGAGTATCGATGGTGTTCATGAGTGCCTTCCTCCTCTATGTATCTGCTTCCTGGTAAAGTGCCTCTTGTTGTGTTCCCCTCAGGCGGTCGAGCATGATGGCCGCCGCCGAACGGACCGAGAGGTGGTTATAGGATCCTGCACCCGCGATGGGTTCAAGAACATGATCTGCCGCAATAAAGCATTCATCCGTCAGCCCCCAGCCGGTACCCAGAAGAAGCAGGTACGGTTGGTCGGCCTCGGCCAGCATCTGTCGGAAGGCCGGAAAGGAAATGCTGTCCGGCCGCCGTGCCGCCCCGGTGATGATCGTCTTGACCGGCTTGGCAAATCCGGCCTGGAGATCGTCGACGGCCGTTTTCAGGTCCGTGCAGATCCGGACGATACCGAGCGCCTCGCGGCGGTCCGGGTTGTAGTCCGCTCCCCACCCTTCCTGCCAGTGGCCGGTGATCCGTTCCGCCAGGCTCCGCTGTTCGGCGGACGGGGTCACGATATAAAAGCGCTCCAGTCCAAAGGTACGCGATGAACGGGCGATATCGTGCAGATCCAGGTTGGTCAGGGCGGTGGTCACCACCTCGCGCCGCTTGTTGTAAGCCGGGTAGTGCAGCAGCGCGATCGCCATGTTGGCCCTGTCAGCAGCCACAGGCGCCGTCTTCCCGTTCAATCTCGGCCAGCAATGCGCGATCTTCCTTGTTCAGGGCGATGTCCTCCAGCAGGTCCGGCCGGAGTGAGCGCGTTTTGCGCAGCGATTCGCGCCGCCGCCATTTTCTGATCAGCTCGTGGTTGCCGGACAGGAGCACCTCCGGCACCTTGATGCCGGCGAATTCCGGCGGGCGTGTGTACTGGGGATACTCCAGAAGGCCGTCGCAGAACGAGTCGGTTTCGGCCGATTCGTCGCTGCCGAGCACGCCGGGCACAAGCCGCGTCACGGTATCCACGATGGCCATGGCGGCGATTTCGCCCCCGGAAAGGACATAATCGCCCAAGGAGATATCATCATCCACGTACAACTGGCGGATGCGCTCGTCGATCCCTTCATAGCGACCGCAGACGATGATCAAACCGTCGCTTCCGGCCAGTTCCGCAGCCACCCGGTGGGTGAGGCGTCTCCCCTGGGGGGAGGTCATAACCACCGTCGAGGCGGGCCGGCGGGCCTTGACCGCTTCGATGCAGGCGGCCAGAGGTTCCACCTTCATGACCATGCCGGCGCCGCCGCCATAGGGCGCGTCATCGGCGGTCTGGTGCCGGTCGGTGGCCCAATCGCGGATGTTGTGCAACGCAATCTCAATGAGCTGTTTGTCTTTCCCTCTCCTGATGATGCTCTCGTCGAACGGACCGGCGAACATCCCGGGGAAGAGGGTCAATATATCGAAAATCATAAATCCAGAAGCCCGTCCATTGGGGTGATGACCATGGTGCCGCCTGCCAGATCAACGGAGCTGATCACGGAGGCTACCGCCGGGATCAGGTACTCCTGCTTCTCCTTGCGTACCACATAGACGTCGTTGCTTCCGGTTTCGAAGATGTCGGCCAGCGTACCGAGTTCGATCCCGTCGACCGTCACGACCCGAAGGCCGAGCAAGTCGCACCAGTAATACTCGTCATCTTCCGGTTCCGGCAACTGACTGCGCCGGAGACACAACTCGCTCCCCACCAGAGGCAGCACCTGGTCGATACTGTCGAAATCCCTCAGGCTGAGGATGAAACCGGCGCTGTGCGGCTTTACACCCTTGACGCCGAATTGCCGCAGCGTCGTGCCGTCAGGGCTTCTCAGGGTGATGTTCCGCGCAGCGCCCAGGCTCTCAAGGTTGCCCGAATAGGAGTAGACCTTGAGATGTCCCTTGATCCCATGGGTCCCGCTGATCTTGCCCACGGTAATCAGTTCGTCCGGATCGCCCATTATTCTACGATTTTGAGGATAGCCTTCTTGTTGTCCTTGGTGGACACGGCATTGAGGATCGTGCGGATCGCCTTGGCAGTGCGGCCTTCCTTGCCGATGATACGCCCCATGTCCTCTTTGGCGACGGTCAGTTTGATGACCAAGGTATCCTCTTCCGTTTCCTCGGCCGCCTTGACCTGAGTCGGATCGTCAACCAATGCCTTTGCGATGGTTTCAACAAGTGCTTTCATGTCGGTATCCTCTGCTCATGTAGAATCGCCGGCGGACCGGGGTGGATACACTCGCTATGCCGTCGGAGCTGCCGCCTTGCCCAGAACGCCGGCATTCTTGAGAAGCTGGCGGACGGTTTCGGTCGGTTGTGCGCCCTTTTCAAGCCAGGCCTGGGCCTTTTCCACGTTCAGCTTGATGGCTGCCGGATTTTTGGTGGGATCGTAGGTCCCCACGTTTTCAATGAAGCTCCCGTCCCTGCGGCTGCGCTCGTCGGCTACAACTACCTGGTAGAAAGGTCTTTTCTTTGCGCCTGCGCGTGCAAGCCTGATCTTGACTGCCATTGTGATTCCTCCTGATTCTTTCTTCTGCGAAGTTAAGTAAAACCGTAATGCGATTGTTGTCTAGCCGAACGGAAGCATGCCCTTGCCAAGCCCCCCCATACCCTTGAGGAGCCCCTTGGGGCCGAGTTTCTGGAGCTGTTTGACCACCTTCTGCGCCTCGGTAAAGCGCTTGAGCAGTTGGTTGACCTCCTGCACGGTGGTGCCGCTCCCCTTGGCGATCCGCAGGCGCCTGCTGCCGTTGATGATACCGTGATTGGCCCGCTCGCCCGGCGTCATGGAGCGGATAATCGCCTCGATCCGCTTCATTTCGTTCTCGCTGGGCTGGGCCCCCTGCATCTGCTTCATCATCTTGCCCATGCCGGGGATCATCCCCATGAGCGATTCCAGCGAACCCATCTTCTTGATCTGCTGGAGCTGGGCCAGGAAATCTTCCAGGTCGAACTGGTTCTTCTTCAGTTTCTGCTGGAGCCGGGCAGTCTCTTTTTCGTCAAAGACCGACTGGGCTTTCTCCACCAGCGTGAGGACATCGCCCATGCCCAGGATGCGCGACACGAGGCGATCGGCGTGGAACACCTCCAGGGCGTCGAGTTTTTCACCCAGGCCGACGAACTTGACCGGTTTGCCGGTAACCGCCTTGACGGAAAGGGCGGCGCCACCTTTGGCGTCGCCGTCCAGCTTGGTCAGGACCACGCCGGTGATGTCCAACCGCTCGTTGAAGCCGCCGGCAACGTTGACGGCCTCCTGGCCGGTCATGGCGTCCGCGACGAAGAGGATCTCCAGGGGCAGAACAGCTGCCTTGATCTCGGCCAGTTCGTTCATCAGAAAATCGTCGATCTGGTGCCGTCCGGCAGTATCGAGGATAACCGTGTCGAAACCGTTCAATTCGGCGAAGCGCATGGCGGCCGAACAGATGTCGACCGGCTTCTGGTCGGCCGAGGAGTTGAAGACCTCAAGGCCGAGCTGTCTGCCGACGGTGGCAAGCTGTTCGATGGCGGCCGGGCGGTAGACGTCGGCCGGGACCAGCAACGGCCGGCGTTTCAGATTCTTCAGGTGCCGGCCCAGTTTGCCGCAGGTGGTAGTCTTGCCCGCACCCTGAAGGCCGACCATCATGATCGCCACCGGCGGCTTGGCCGCCAGGTTGAGGCCATTGTCCTCGTTGCCGCCCATGACGGCCACCAGTTCGTCGTGGACGATCTTGATGACCTGTTGGCCCGGCGTCAGGCTCTGCACGACTTCGGTGCCGACCGCCTTGACGCGTACGCTCTCGACAAAGTCCTTGACGACCTTGAAGTTGACATCAGCCTCGAGGAGCGCCAGGCGGACCTCCCGCAGCGCCTCCTTGATATTGTCCTCGGTCATTACCCCCTGGCCGCGGAGCTTTTTGAAGACCGATTCAAGTTTTTCCGAAAGGCTGTCAAACATCGTCGTTGCATCGTCTCATGGTACGGAATATTCCAAAAGGGGTTTACTATAAAGTAGCCTTTAGAGAACTGTCAAGAACTATTTGTTTTTAAAGCCGTATTGCCTGTCCCGCCGAAAGCAGGCTTTCCGCGATGGTAAGCATGTTTGTGGTGCCGCCGGCCCTCAGCTTGTCCTTGCGTTTGAAGAAGTCCAGGCAGAGGCCGCAGGAGAGAATTTCCACCCCCATGCCCCCCAGCTTTTCCAGCGCCTCCAGCACATCCGAACCTTCCGTGGTCAGGAGCACCCCGGTGTTGAGGAAGAGCATGCGCGCCGGGAGTTCGCCCGTTTCCAGCAAGGTGTGGATGAAGTTCTTCATCAGCAGGCGCCCCAATTCCTCCGGGCCGTCCCCCAGGCGGTCGGATGTGATCAAGAGCACCCGTTCGCCGGTGACGGCAGTGGTCGCCGCTTTCTGCGCCGGTTCGCCGCTGGAGACGATGGTCAGGGCCCAGCCGGCGCCGTCCCGCTCTTCACTCACTTGACAGCCGCGATTGCGGGCAAAGCGGGTCACGTTCTCCCGCGGTGCGCCGTCGTCCAGCAGGACCCGCAGCTCCGTATGCTCCTCCAACGCCTTCTTCACCGTAATCACCGGGGCCGGGCAGGCCAGGTTCCTGCAGTCGATGGTAGTCATTTCTTTCCGTACCTCTCTATAAAATAGTCGGGGGCTCGTTTGCCTCGTTAACCCAAAAGGTAACGAACTCTCCCCCCATGTATTGGCTGACAAAGGCCGGCAGCAGGCTCTCCCGCTCCAGTATCCGCATGATTTCCTCCCGCGCCTCCTCGCTGAAGCGCAAGGCCAGCCCGCAGTCGGTCTGGAGCTGACGGGGGGCGGGTATGAGCAGCACCGGCAGCCCGAGGGCCTTGAGCACGCCTTCGGCCTTCATGACCCGGTGGCCGGAATTGAATACCGCCAGTAACTGTCCCTCCTGCACCATAAGGCGTTTCTCCATCTCCCCATCCTGTTAGAACATAAGCGGATTGACAAACTGTAGACGAATTTCTACTATGCTTGAAAGGAGTTGTTCATGCAAGAGTCTTTGACAGTTGTGCTGGTGGTTTGTGTGGCGTTCCTTTCCAGTATTCCCTGCGGGTATTTGCGCCAGAATTACAAAAAATATTCATTCATGTGGTTTTTGCTCATCCACGTTTCGATTCCCATTATTGCCCTGCTGCGTATCTCGGCCGGCCTCAGTTGGCGCGTCATCCCCCTGACCCTGGGCGGGGCGGTGGCCGGCCAGATTACGGGTGGTATCATCAACCGGCGGAGAAAGCAAAATGGCTAGACGGACGCGGATGCGCTTCCCCCAACTCCTGCCGGACTTGCTCAAAAAACAGATAGCGGGGCTCGGATTGGCCGAACGGCTGCGGGAGGTGGAGATCTGGCGTCTCTGGCCCGAGGTGGTCGGCCCGACGGTGGCCTCGCGGGCGCAACCGCTGCGGATCATCAACGGCACCCTGACCGTTGCCGTGTCGAGCGCCGCCTGGATGCAGGAGTTGCGGTTCCTCACCGCCATGATGAAGCAGAAGCTCAACGATCGACTTGGGGCGGAACTGATCAAGGAAATCGTCCTCCGGCCCGGTACGTTTAAAAAGAATAGCGAACCTGTCGATGATGACGAGCCGGCGCCCCTGAACGTTCTGAGCGAACAACAAAAGGCGTTCATTGCCGAACAGGCGGCCGGTATTGTCGACCCTGAAACCCGTGAGGCCTTTGTGGACCTGATGACGACCTCGTTCGAACGGGGGCGCTCGCGTTCCTGACGGCAAGCACGTGGAATCCGGAAAACCAGGCAGCCCCGGTTTTCGTGAGTTTCTCACCGTGGTCCGGGGCTGTCTGGTTTTTGATCGAAACCGTGGTGTCGAGGGTCAGGCCCTGGTCAACTGACGGTATTTGATGCGGTGCGGCTGCTCCGCCGCCGCGCCCAGCCGCTTCCTGCGGTCCTCTTCGTATTCCGAATAGTTGCCGTCGAAGAACACCACGCTGGAATCTCCCTCGAAGGCCAGGATGTGGGTGGCGATACGGTCCAGGAACCAGCGGTCATGGCTGATGACCACGGCGCAGCCGGCGAAGTTCTCCAGCGCCTCCTCCAGGGCGCGCATGGTGTTCACGTCCAGGTCGTTGGTCGGTTCGTCCAGAAGGATCACATTGGCCCCGCTCTTGAGCATCTTGGCCAGGTGCACCCGGTTGCGCTCACCGCCGGAGAGCATGCCCACCTTCTTCTGCTGGTCCGCACCGGAAAAGTTGAAGCGCGACACGTAGGCCCGTGAGTTGACCGCCACCTTGCCGAGCTGGACGGTATCCTGCCCCTCGGAGATCTCCTCCCAGATGTTTTTGTCCGGGTTCAGGGCGCCGCGGCTCTGGTCCACGTAGGCCAACTGCACGGTGTCGCCGATGCGGAACGAGCCGCTGTCGGGCTGCTCCTGACCGGTGATCATGCGGAACAGGGTCGTCTTGCCGGCGCCGTTGGGGCCGATGATCCCCACGATGCCGCCCCGGGGGAGCCGGAAGTTCATCGCTTCGAACAGCAAACGGTCGCCGAACCCCTTGGCCACGTTGTCCGCCTCGATGACGATGTCCCCCAGGCGCTGCCCTGGCGGGATGTAGATCTCCAGGTCTTTGGCCTGTTTTTCGCTTTCCTGGGCCACCAACTGCTCATAGGCGCTGATGCGGGCCTGGGACTTGGCGTGGCGTCCCTTGGGGGACATCCTGATCCACTCCAGTTCCCGTTGCAGGGTCTTCTGGCGATCGCTCTCCTGTTTTTCCTCCTGGGCCAGGCGGTTCTGCTTCTGCTCCAGCCAGGATGAGTAGTTGCCCTTCCAGGGGATGCCCTCGCCCCGGTCCAGCTCCAGAATCCACCCGGCCACATTGTCCAGAAAATAGCGGTCATGGGTCACGGCGATGACGGTGCCGGCATAGTTGTGCAGGTGATGCTCCAGCCAGGCTACGGTTTCGGCGTCCAGGTGGTTGGTCGGCTCGTCCAGGAGCAGGATGTCCGGTTTCTTCAGGAGCAACCGGCAGAGCGCCACGCGGCGTTTCTCGCCGCCGGAGAGCACCTGGACCGGCGTGTCTCCCGGCGGGCAGCGCAGGGCATCCATGGCCATCTCCAGGCGGCTGTCCAGGTCCCAGGCGTCCAGGTGGTCCAGTTTCTCCTGCAGGGTGGCCTGGCGTTCGCACAACTTTTCGAAGTCGGCGTCCGGCTCGGAGAACTTGTCGGTGATGGCGTTGAACTCGGCCAAAAGGTCTACCGTTTCCTGGACCCCCTCCTCCACCACCTGGCGCACGGTCTTGGCCTCGTCCAGGTGCGGTTCCTGCTCCAGGTAGCCCACGGTGTAGCCGGGGGAGAGCACCGCCTGGCCGTTGAAATCCTTGTCCACGCCGGCCATGATCCTGAGCAGGGAACTCTTGCCCGAACCGTTCAGGCCCAGCACGCCGATTTTGGCACCGTAGAAGTAGGAGAGGGATATGTCCTTGATGACCGGCTTTTTGTCGTAAAACTTGCTGACCCGCATCATCGAGTAAATGATTTTAGTAACTTCCTGTGCCACGCGCAGTCTCCTTTGGGAACCGAAATGTCACATCCTTTTACACGCCGCTTGTGACGACTGTCAACCGCTTTGGATTTTTCCGCCGGCAATCGCTTGACAAATGAGAGGCAATAGGTAGTGTTTATGTCTATCCGGCGGCAGGTGCCGGCAGTATCAGAATCCAGGGAGAGGAGAGCGGATATCATGAGTATTAACGTTCAGGAGGCCGTCAAACGTTCAATTCAGACCGAAAAGAACGCCATGAATTTTTACCAGGTGGGTGCCAAACAGATGAGGGACACGGCGGCCCGCCGGACATTCGAAGTTCTGGCACGGGAAGAACGGGAGCATGCCGGGCAATTTTACCGGATATATGATGGCAAGGATATCCCGTCCCTGGACCAGTTCCTTGATACTCCCCCCGACAATGAATCGAGCTGGATGGCGTCGATCTCCCGGCTCATCGACGAGGATTTTACCGAGCAAAAGGCTCTGGAGTTGGCCATGGAGCGGGAGCAAAACCTGGAGCAGACCCTTTTGGAAACAGCGGCAAAGGTCAACGACTCCGGGGTGCGGGCGGTGTACGAACTGAATGCCAAGGAAACCCACAATCACTACCTGATGATCGAGTCCGAATATGCGCGTGTCATGGGTATGGTGCATGAAACCGATATGGACACGTATGTGAGAGAATAGCCGCCTGATTTTTTGCAAGCTGCGGCAAAGCCCATTCATCCGGCGGTTGAATGGGCTTTGTTGCAACTGGCGCTGTACATCGCTCCGGCGGCATATTATTATGCGGATCGCATCCAGGCGCGGGTCAGGTGGCGTATCGGGCTAAAGGTTTCGATGGCCGATGCCGATCAGGAGAAGTAGCAGGCAGGGACGGGAGGGCTACCATGGCGAGCCGGGCGGTCGGGCGAAAAGAACCTCAGGATATTGAAATAACCGTGATCGGCAATGGCCTCTGCCTGTTGATCGCAGCGGCGGGATTGCTGGCCGGTTCCATGACGGCCAACCTCAGCCTGGCGTACTGGCGCGAGGATATTGTGGCACTGGGGATCACTATGGTCATGGGGATTCGCCTGGTGCGCAGCCTGACGGACGCCATGGCACAGTATCAGGAAGCGCCGCTGCCGGTACGTCAGCCCCGGCGGGCGGAGACGCAGGAACGGGTCAATGTCCAACCCGAGGGGGTGGCGGCGGGGCAGATACCGGCCGTGTCGAGTTTTACCCCCGACAAGGTGGTGGAAGAGGTGGTCAAGCGCATCGAGACCCAGAAGGCCGAGGCGGCCAAGAAGAATAAATTCACGAACTAGCGCCCCGTGCGGTTGGTTCATGCTCGTATTTCCGGCGCTCCCGGAAAATTCTTGACGGAAGATCTTTTTCCCGCGGTCATGGCCATAACCGGATAACGCAAGCCGCTGCTAGGGATACAAAGAAAGCCGACCGGCAATTCCGGTCGGCTTTCTTTGTTTGCGCTCCGCAAGGGGAATATCTATTGCGCGACGGCTTTGGCCTTTTGCTGCCGGACAAGGTAATTGGCGGTGTAGATGTAATCATCAACCCCGTCGTACGTTCCGTCGCCGTTCATGTCGTGCTCTGCCGGCGTCTTGGCGGCATCCTTGAGGAAGGCGGCGAATTCCTTCTCCGTCGCTGCCGCCTTCTTGATGGCCGGGGCGATGGTCAGGGGGTATTCGGTCACCTTGGTTTCGTTCAGGACCATCAGGCTTGCGCTCAGTGCCCCTTTCGCGGGAAGGGCTTCAATGAACCAGGTGGATGACGCGTCGTCTTTTTTCAGGGAGACCATTTTTGCGCCGGTCAGGGCGAAGTTGGGCGAACTTCCCGTCTCCGCGGAAAGGTCGGCGACGATGGTCACGGTGGTCGTGCCGTCGCTCAAAGCGACAAAAGGCTCCTGGCGGAAGGAGGGGGAAATCTGTTGTTTGAACAGTGCGATCAGGATGGCCGGAGTTTTGTCACCCCGATAGGCCCGGAAGCGTTCAAGGACAGCCGTGTTGGAAGCGACGTTGATCGCTTCCGTTTTCGTTGTCGCCGCCGGGGCCCTGGTCGCGGCCGGCGCTTCCCCGGCAGCGGAGGCCTCGCCTGCGGGAGCTGCCTCACCCGGTTTGGCGGCCGTCTCCGGAGGGGTGGGTTGGGCGGGCGTTTCACCGGTCGCGGTCGTGTTTGTCTNNNNNNNNNNTACCACCACTACCACCACTACCACCACTACCACCACTACCACCACTACCACCACTACCACCACTACCACCACTACCACCACTACCACCACTACCACCACTACCACCACTACCACCACTACCACCACTACCACCACCACCACCACTACCACCACCACTACTGCTACTGCCGCTGTCACCACTGCCGCTATCACTACTGCCAGTGCCGGTAGAATTGCTTACAGCGCTCCCACTGCTGTTGATCAGGTTGGAGGAGGCTATAGAAGGGGTGCTTGTTCCCCGATGGGTCCCAAAGGTGATGGTGGCGATCGTGCCGCTGCCTGAAAACGATGCGCTGCTGACGACGATGATTCTGATAGACCCGGCAACGTTGGTGTTGGCTGCCATCATTGCACCGGAAATGAGACTTCCCTGGGTGACCGCCGGCGATGCCAGGGCCGCTGTGTCGTATTTCAGGGTCATCTCGATACCCGACACGCCATCCATGCTGTTTCCCTGGATGGTATAGACGCCGTTACCCGAGGAAGCGACGGTCATGGACGCCCCCAGGGAAAGCGAAGCGCTTGCCAGGATCAAGGTTGCCGCCACAAGGATACGTCCGATATGTCGAGTCATGGCTTGTCTCTTTCTGCCGGATGAAATTTGTTAGGTATGAGCATAGCTTAGGGCGGAATTGATGGCAACGAAATTCAGCGTATCTTCACCTGCCGCCGTTTGTTTCAGAGCAAAGCTGGTAACGGATGTGCGCCCCGTTACCAGCTTTCTTGTAAAGCACTTTTGTCCCTGGGCGTATGGAGCGTCGGTTATTGATATGTTGTCGCAAAGTTGATTTTGCTGCCGGGTAAGAGGCTCAAGATGGGACCCGGGAGTTCCTGCCCGACTGTCGGCGCGGGGTCAACTAAAGGCATGGACGCAGGAACGG is a window from the Oryzomonas sagensis genome containing:
- a CDS encoding ferritin-like domain-containing protein, with protein sequence MSINVQEAVKRSIQTEKNAMNFYQVGAKQMRDTAARRTFEVLAREEREHAGQFYRIYDGKDIPSLDQFLDTPPDNESSWMASISRLIDEDFTEQKALELAMEREQNLEQTLLETAAKVNDSGVRAVYELNAKETHNHYLMIESEYARVMGMVHETDMDTYVRE
- the ettA gene encoding energy-dependent translational throttle protein EttA — its product is MAQEVTKIIYSMMRVSKFYDKKPVIKDISLSYFYGAKIGVLGLNGSGKSSLLRIMAGVDKDFNGQAVLSPGYTVGYLEQEPHLDEAKTVRQVVEEGVQETVDLLAEFNAITDKFSEPDADFEKLCERQATLQEKLDHLDAWDLDSRLEMAMDALRCPPGDTPVQVLSGGEKRRVALCRLLLKKPDILLLDEPTNHLDAETVAWLEHHLHNYAGTVIAVTHDRYFLDNVAGWILELDRGEGIPWKGNYSSWLEQKQNRLAQEEKQESDRQKTLQRELEWIRMSPKGRHAKSQARISAYEQLVAQESEKQAKDLEIYIPPGQRLGDIVIEADNVAKGFGDRLLFEAMNFRLPRGGIVGIIGPNGAGKTTLFRMITGQEQPDSGSFRIGDTVQLAYVDQSRGALNPDKNIWEEISEGQDTVQLGKVAVNSRAYVSRFNFSGADQQKKVGMLSGGERNRVHLAKMLKSGANVILLDEPTNDLDVNTMRALEEALENFAGCAVVISHDRWFLDRIATHILAFEGDSSVVFFDGNYSEYEEDRRKRLGAAAEQPHRIKYRQLTRA